In one Leishmania major strain Friedlin complete genome, chromosome 21 genomic region, the following are encoded:
- a CDS encoding putative ATP synthase, protein MPALSAAAADTISLVRQLQLLDDNTIRLLEQLFTNRLNGELVTSLVDGREESLAVALFRLCAGTHAENILGYSLRFLADLVYADREIGVQLGRGDLVKEFGGHPASLLLQIASSHSESLGIANPAIYLAATALRYGEYEGNETAFKDFFALARHTFAPETLQVTDIAFTVQACVQLARRKDFRPLLFEANLVSCIPHLLTDIVSSDSAGIIQVIYETLLLSWLLSFEYEGLVLLVRERMIPQLHRVLQRVQKEKCVRVSLMTLLNMVEAERKYMNKLLNPSSEEWVDSRIYQLGRLHQSETPGQQISTFKKGPSLVAEMVSVGMIKTLSQVSRRKFGDEDINVMVDQLNAALEKSMQVLTSFSQYRGEVLSGVLEWTPVHTSTKFWKEKAVNVEDNGYEVLVALGKVLRESKDELTLAVGCHDLGEIVRYHPTGRNLLTLAPMAGVKECVMMLMSHPNPEVAKEALLCTQKIMVQRWEYMQTA, encoded by the coding sequence ATGCCCGCTctgtctgccgctgcggctgacaCCATCAGCCTTGTCcgtcagctgcagctgctcgacgaCAACACGATCCGCCTGCTCGAGCAGCTCTTCACAAATCGGCTGAATGGGGAGCTCGTGACGTCGCTCGTCGACGGCCGCGAGGAGTCGCTGGCGGTCGCGCTGTTCCGTCTCTGTGCCGGCACCCATGCCGAGAACATCCTAGGCTACTCCTTGCGGTTCTTGGCGGACCTCGTGTACGCCGACCGCGAGATCGGTGTGCAGCTCGGCCGTGGTGATCTCGTGAAAGAGTTCGGCGGTCATCCggcttcgctgctgctgcaaaTCGCGTCGTCGCACAGCGAGAGTCTCGGCATCGCGAACCCCGCCATATACCtggccgccacggcgctcCGCTACGGCGAGTACGAAGGCAATGAGACCGCCTTCAAGGACTTCTTTGCGCTGGCTCGCCACACCTTCGCCCCGGAAACGCTGCAGGTGACCGACATCGCGTTTACCGTGCAGGCCTGTGTGCAGCTCGCGCGCCGCAAGGACTTTCGCCCGCTGCTCTTTGAGGCGAACCTTGTCTCGTGCATTCCGCACCTGCTCACGGACATCGTGTCAAGCGACTCTGCTGGCATCATTCAGGTCATCtacgagacgctgctgctttccTGGCTGCTGTCTTTCGAGTACGAAGGACTCGTGCTGCTCGTGCGCGAGCGCATGAtcccgcagctgcaccgcgttctgcagcgggtgcagaaGGAgaagtgcgtgcgtgtgtcgctcATGACGCTGCTGAAcatggtggaggcggagcggaagTACATGAACAAGCTGTTGAACCCGTCGTCAGAGGAGTGGGTGGACAGCAGGATCTACCAGCTGGGTCGCCTGCACCAGAGCGAGACGCCAGGGCAGCAGATCAGCACCTTCAAGAAGGGCCCCTCGCTGGTGGCCGAGATGGTCAGCGTCGGTATGATAAAGACGCTCTCGCAGGTCTCCCGCCGCAAGTTTGGCGACGAGGACATCAACGTCATGGTGGATCAGCTGAACGCCGCCCTGGAGAAGTCCATGCAGGTGCTGACGAGCTTCTCACAGTATCGTGGCGAGGTACTGAGCGGCGTGCTCGAGTGGACGCCCGTGCACACGAGCACCAAGTTCtggaaggagaaggcggtgAATGTCGAGGACAACGGCTACgaggtgctggtggcgctcggcaaggtgctgcgcgagtcGAAGGACGAGCTGACACTGGCGGTCGGCTGCCACGACCTGGGCGAGATCGTCCGCTATCACCCCACCGGTCGCAACCTCCTCACACTAGCCCCGATGGCGGGGGTGAAGGAGTGCGTTATGATGCTTATGTCCCACCCGAACCCGGAagtggcgaaggaggcgctgctaTGCACGCAGAAGATAATGGTGCAGCGCTGGGAGTACATGCAGACGGCGTGA
- a CDS encoding zinc finger domain-like protein, with translation MDNGDLLRYALQRRQYLVAIWLTLQQRWFVTSFNASTRVVGWAAVALGVALVTFTVVTFARNVVPVLTTPGTLPYVFLQCLLVFVSFNIYVNYFCSTALSRHIGQAPPEYTYRGPYTTNATGAPYDDSDFSQDSSDDSVEEGDGSPWVCGRTQEMSSMAAGVPMAQHTFSSPHRGVAEAPRGPFDTTLNDSLSPQVPVPAVTGMVAPSQPPLPTTNFPGIRVVRVFRGDESADGDAAATVPLHQPKAGVACWRGSTRSLLDCLTRLTRRTSAVFHARGCHRCHLPNRPKTVATLDTLLELEAIAGTAERYPPRLRVARVLDVPRRYCHHCRRLKAPREHHCAICNERVTKMDHHCPWINNCVDAENQRYFVLFVWWLWVGTLLATGFLGYGYIRESSNARKFRRLHAQWKTSPNKAAVEAKLRALHMPYGPAGVLLTSYLTTLAFGVAVIVCLCMSVFLYVNKRLVLENTTAIESIYVHEKRTHVYASTNFAYRSPYDLGKWLNFVDLFSTARDPLVKMALKAEAEADRRATAARPGGCADDRGWRWAAAARRLAQRVAIAVWLTGFPTFRPIYGDGVHYPTFDLLASGELHPLLAE, from the coding sequence ATGGACAACGGGGATCTCCTCCGCTACGCATTGCAGAGGCGCCAGTACCTCGTCGCCATATGGCTCACtcttcagcagcgctggTTCGTCACGTCTTTCAACGCCTCGACGCGGGTCGTGGGCTGGGCCGCCGTTGCCTTGGGTGTGGCCCTCGTCACCTTCACTGTGGTGACGTTCGCGCGCAACGTGGTGCCGGTGCTCACCACGCCGGGCACCCTCCCATACGTCTTTCTGCAGTGCCTCCTTGTGTTCGTCTCCTTCAACATCTATGTCAACTACTTCTGCTCGACAGCCCTCTCGAGGCACATCGGCCAAGCACCGCCGGAGTACACGTATCGGGGCCCGTACACCACCAACGCGACCGGTGCTCCTTACGACGACTCCGACTTCTCGCAAGACAGCAGTGATGACAGCGTGGAAGAAGGCGATGGTAGCCCATGGGTGTGTGGCCGCACACAGGAGATGAGCTCCATGGCTGCTGGTGTCCCgatggcgcagcacacgTTTTCCTCTCCGCACAGGGGCGTTGCGGAGGCACCTCGTGGCCCCTTCGACACTACTCTCAACGACTCCTTGTCGCCTCAAGTGCCTGTGCCGGCGGTTACGGGAATGGTGGCACCGTCGCAACCGCCACTCCCGACGACCAACTTTCCCGGCATTCGCGTTGTGCGTGTCTTTAGGGGCGATGAGAGCGCCGacggagacgctgctgcgaccgTGCCGCTACACCAGCCAAAAGCCGGCGTTGCCTGCTGGAGAGGTAGCACACGCTCGCTACTCGATTGTCTCACCCGTCTTACCCGGCGTACTAGTGCTGTGTTCCATGCACGAGGGTGCCACCGGTGCCACCTGCCGAATCGGCCAAAGACAGTGGCAACGCTGGACACACTTCTCGAGCTCGAGGCGATTGCCGGAACCGCTGAGCGCTACCCACCGCGACTGCGAGTCGCTCGCGTGCTGGACGTGCCGCGGCGCTACTGccatcactgccgccgcctgaAGGCGCCGCGCGAGCACCACTGCGCCATATGCAACGAGCGTGTCACAAAGATGGACCACCATTGCCCGTGGATCAACAACTGCGTCGACGCGGAGAACCAGCGCTACTTCGTGCTGTTTGTGTGGTGGCTGTGGGTGGGCACCCTGCTGGCTACCGGATTCCTGGGCTACGGCTACATACGCGAAAGCAGCAACGCCCGCAAGTTTAGGCGACTGCACGCGCAGTGGAAGACGTCGCCAAACAAggccgccgtggaggcgaAACTGCGTGCACTGCACATGCCCTACGGCCCTGCCGGTGTGCTGCTTACGTCGTATCTGACAACGCTGGCATTCGGCGTGGCGGTCATCGTCTGCCTCTGCATGTCGGTCTTCCTGTACGTCAACAAGCGCCTGGTGCTGGAGAACACGACGGCGATCGAGAGCATCTACGTGCATGagaagcgcacacacgtctACGCGTCCACCAACTTTGCGTACCGCAGCCCGTACGACTTGGGGAAGTGGCTGAACTTCGTCGACCtcttctccaccgcgcgTGACCCGCTTGTGAAGATGGCgctgaaggcggaggcggaggcggacagGAGAGCCACAGCGGCCCGCCCTGGCGGCTGTGCAGACGACCGTGGATGGCGCTGGGCAGCTGCCGCCAGGCGTTTGGCGCAACGCGTGGCCATCGCGGTGTGGCTCACCGGCTTTCCAACGTTCCGGCCAATCTACGGGGATGGGGTGCACTACCCCACATTTGACTTGCTTGCGTCCGGTGAGCTGCACCCGCTACTGGCGGAGTAG
- a CDS encoding zinc finger domain-like protein — MDNGDLLRYALQRRQYLVAIWLTLQQRWFVTSFNASTRVVGWAAVALGVALVTFTVVTFARNVVPVLTTPGTLPYVFLQCLLVFVSFNIYVNYFCSTALSRHIGQAPPEYTYRGPYTTNATGAPYDDSDFSQDSSDDSVEEGDGSPWVCGRTQEMSSMAAGVPMAQHTFSSPHRGVAEAPRGPFDTTLNDSLSPQVPVPAVTGMVAPSQPPLPTTNFPGIRVVRVFRGDESADGDAAATVPLHQPKAGVACWRGSTRSLLDCLTRLTRRTSAVFHARGCHRCHLPNRPKTVATLDTLLELEAIAGTAERYPPRLRVARVLDVPRRYCHHCRRLKAPREHHCAICNECVTKMDHHCPWINNCVDAENQRYFVLFVWWLWVGTLLATGFLGYGYIRESSNARKFRRLHAQWKTSPNKAAVEAKLRALHMPYGPAGVLLTSYLTTLAFGVAVIVCLCMSVFLYVNKRLVLENTTAIESIYVHEKRTHVYASTNFAYRSPYDLGKWLNFVDLFSTARDPLVKMALKAEAEADRRATAARPGGCADDRGWRWAAAARRLAQRVAIAVWLTGFPTFRPIYGDGVHYPTFDLLASGELHPLLAE, encoded by the coding sequence ATGGACAACGGGGATCTCCTCCGCTACGCATTGCAGAGGCGCCAGTACCTCGTCGCCATATGGCTCACtcttcagcagcgctggTTCGTCACGTCTTTCAACGCCTCGACGCGGGTCGTGGGCTGGGCCGCCGTTGCCTTGGGTGTGGCCCTCGTCACCTTCACTGTGGTGACGTTCGCGCGCAACGTGGTGCCGGTGCTCACCACGCCGGGCACCCTCCCATACGTCTTTCTGCAGTGCCTCCTTGTGTTCGTCTCCTTCAACATCTATGTCAACTACTTCTGCTCGACAGCCCTCTCGAGGCACATCGGCCAAGCACCGCCGGAGTACACGTATCGGGGCCCGTACACCACCAACGCGACCGGTGCTCCTTACGACGACTCCGACTTCTCGCAAGACAGCAGTGATGACAGCGTGGAAGAAGGCGATGGTAGCCCATGGGTGTGTGGCCGCACACAGGAGATGAGCTCCATGGCTGCTGGTGTCCCgatggcgcagcacacgTTTTCCTCTCCGCACAGGGGCGTTGCGGAGGCACCTCGTGGCCCCTTCGACACTACTCTCAACGACTCCTTGTCGCCTCAAGTGCCTGTGCCGGCGGTTACGGGAATGGTGGCACCGTCGCAACCGCCACTCCCGACGACCAACTTTCCCGGCATTCGCGTTGTGCGTGTCTTTAGGGGCGATGAGAGCGCCGacggagacgctgctgcgaccgTGCCGCTACACCAGCCAAAAGCCGGCGTTGCCTGCTGGAGAGGTAGCACACGCTCGCTACTCGATTGTCTCACCCGTCTTACCCGGCGTACTAGTGCTGTGTTCCATGCACGAGGGTGCCACCGGTGCCACCTGCCGAATCGGCCAAAGACAGTGGCAACGCTGGACACACTTCTCGAGCTCGAGGCGATTGCCGGAACCGCTGAGCGCTACCCACCGCGACTGCGAGTCGCTCGCGTGCTGGACGTGCCGCGGCGCTACTGccatcactgccgccgcctgaAGGCGCCGCGCGAGCACCACTGCGCCATATGCAACGAGTGTGTCACAAAGATGGACCACCATTGCCCGTGGATCAACAACTGCGTCGACGCGGAGAACCAGCGCTACTTCGTGCTGTTTGTGTGGTGGCTGTGGGTGGGCACCCTGCTGGCTACCGGATTCCTGGGCTACGGCTACATACGCGAAAGCAGCAACGCCCGCAAGTTTAGGCGACTGCACGCGCAGTGGAAGACGTCGCCAAACAAggccgccgtggaggcgaAACTGCGTGCACTGCACATGCCCTACGGCCCTGCCGGTGTGCTGCTTACGTCGTATCTGACAACGCTGGCATTCGGCGTGGCGGTCATCGTCTGCCTCTGCATGTCGGTCTTCCTGTACGTCAACAAGCGCCTGGTGCTGGAGAACACGACGGCGATCGAGAGCATCTACGTGCATGagaagcgcacacacgtctACGCGTCCACCAACTTTGCGTACCGCAGCCCGTACGACTTGGGGAAGTGGCTGAACTTCGTCGACCtcttctccaccgcgcgTGACCCGCTTGTGAAGATGGCgctgaaggcggaggcggaggcggacagGAGAGCCACAGCGGCCCGCCCTGGCGGCTGTGCAGACGACCGTGGATGGCGCTGGGCAGCTGCCGCCAGGCGTTTGGCGCAACGCGTGGCCATCGCGGTGTGGCTCACCGGCTTTCCAACGTTCCGGCCAATCTACGGGGATGGGGTGCACTACCCCACATTTGACTTGCTTGCGTCCGGTGAGCTGCACCCGCTACTGGCGGAGTAG
- a CDS encoding putative 2-oxoisovalerate dehydrogenase alpha subunit, which produces MFHISRAVRCNALATAIAGRTSLSDAIRQVQKVWNLDFKDGPVITSTLAFNDEPDPAAPIFHVLDLQGRVFVEDKADSRAAAATPSTVNEAGKMESQSADVGEVFRYHAEDEMSVITREVAQGMMSAMLTHNTMDKIMLEAQRQGRISFYMTMFGEEAAVIGAAAGLASNDELFAQYREAGILTYRGYTIPEFIAQCMGNCECDAKGRQMPIHYGSKRLHAQMVSSPLATQIPHGAGAGYAFRLENQALERRLPAGTLLSTIPEARICATFFGEGAASEGDFHAGLNFASTVGSHTLFFVRNNGYAISTPTHSQYMGDGILSRAVGYGIPAARVDGLDALAVYHTVRKAREMILNSHRPVLVEALTYRLSHHSTSDDSTAYRSRDEIEHFAETFSPIERFEHFVTARGWWTPEQSREVVERTRSEVLSELRRQEKLPAWPVSTLCDDVFEHLTPELERQRTQLVEHYQAHRSIYDQEKL; this is translated from the coding sequence ATGTTCCACATCTCTCGTGCAGTGCGCTGCAACGCactcgccaccgccatcgctggCCGTACCTCTCTAAGTGACGCGATACGCCAGGTGCAGAAGGTGTGGAACCTTGACTTCAAGGATGGGCCGGTGATCACGAGCACACTGGCGTTCAATGACGAGCCTGACCCGGCTGCGCCGATCTTCCATGTGCTAGATTTGCAAGGCCGTGTCTTCGTGGAAGACAAGGCAGAcagcagagctgctgcagcaacgcctTCAACCGTTAATGAGGCTGGCAAAATGGAATCGCAGAGTGCCGATGTTGGGGAGGTATTCCGCTACCATGCAGAGGATGAGATGAGCGTCATTACTCGCGAGGTGGCGCAGGGCATGATGTCGGCGATGCTGACGCACAACACCATGGATAAGATAATgctcgaggcgcagcggcaaggcCGCATCTCCTTCTACATGACGATGTtcggcgaggaggccgccgtgatcggcgcagcggctgggcTGGCCAGCAACGACGAGCTCTTCGCGCAGTACCGAGAGGCAGGTATCCTGACGTACCGCGGCTACACTATACCCGAGTTTATCGCGCAGTGCATGGGCAATTGCGAGTGCGATGCGAAGGGCCGTCAGATGCCTATCCACTACGGCAGCAAGCGTCTGCATGCGCAGATGGTCAGCTCCCCGCTCGCCACGCAGATCccgcacggcgccggcgccggctaCGCGTTTCGGCTAGAGAACCAGGCACTGGAGAGGAGGCTGCCGGCTGGCACGCTGCTGTCGACGATTCCGGAGGCGCGCATCTGTGCCACCTTCTTCGGCGAGGGAGCCGCGAGCGAGGGCGACTTCCACGCTGGGCTGAACTTCGCTAGCACCGTCGGCTCGCACACCCTCTTCTTTGTGCGCAACAATGGCTACGCCATCTCGACCCCGACCCACAGCCAGTACATGGGCGACGGCATCTTGAGCCGTGCGGTAGGCTACGGCATACCGGCCGCCCGAGTCGACGGCCTCGACGCGCTGGCGGTTTATCATACGGTGCGCAAGGCACGTGAAATGATCCTGAACAGCCACCGGCCCGTcctggtggaggcgctgacgTACCGCCTCTCGCACCACTCGACCTCGGATGACAGTACCGCGTACCGCTCGCGGGACGAGATTGAGCACTTCGCAGAGACGTTTAGCCCCATCGAGCGCTTTGAGCACTTCGTGACAGCGCGTGGCTGGTGGACGCCCGAGCAGTCGAGGGAGGTTGTCGAGAGGACCCGCAGCGAGGTGCTTAGCGAGCTGCGTCGGCAGGAGAAGCTGCCTGCATGGCCGGTATCGACTCTGTGCGATGACGTCTTTGAGCACCTGACACCAGAGCTGGAGCGACAGAGGACGCAGCTGGTGGAGCACTACCAGGCGCACCGGTCTATCTACGATCAGGAGAAGCTTTAA
- the PRMT5 gene encoding putative arginine N-methyltransferase, type II, whose protein sequence is MHRRIHKTGEVYTSTKHPPRRSSYLRRLLFPQFPEMSFDGGGISNGPEAQANASAMEEDYCLHGRERFQNQWALAGVFSPASLRVYGITGEPVLMRSIKQARMLGATFGTCFLGHFPRCKSPPSSGDNDAAAVAQKGDASSGAGPSRGSSSYDSLPFSSLLLGPCPPPNMTADPHMLDQAWRREVAGTWNALHMPSEWCQTMNGVVTELSWSTRAQRQRIAEQLELAAFMCLRAVQVPLPFYAADVAWSGGNDDDGRDREDNEGGATAGTRGGAQPMSDAEENQRNIRVACLAADVLLSFIQQCTRVKVWVRCDACNPAHRYQLQRLRQAILYGYSTLKTDSRRVIYRINTPCSVTSITTSLMCGAPPPSSSSSPRLGVVHTEAASSLMALLYYSTWNPRMLLPSEWFGEEVVGFECPTAAALLACLAPHGVAPPEHPHYRPDAPGTTLAEEDVVEAQKHEHPNHGDPDEDSAPLRRTPPTYHKGESEGSQADYSLFDWYDSVTELETSHEAGSAVAAAKGGSKGACSASDTSYEAAADCRRSHVLRSRYTYVMPEDLQPLVASRWAGTYPPFVSTLTFIVELLRRRAMPVFDRTFFDQYPLLNYLHFKGVEEPTRDVFASFEGQLQLPLQPLSHHLSSGVYEVFERDARKYRQYREAVFHYVRDWYAAGAEQQHAHQNHIFFAKHGVMQRVPVPSPDERILHLVLLGCGRGPLIDECLHAVSALGVRLRIFAIEKNRLAAAFTRMRWANDPEWTQLAYTFGHTLEVIVADGRTIATAAENGSLTLPADFGLCDLIVSELLGSLGDNELSPECLEAFHAQLEDIQLSRGIAFNPHLMCIPQQYTAWVAPLMSATFDAAVTEAAVKGLTVPPPGCHDHHAALNHTLLVTNLSRAVTLAPPQPCWTFEHRFHGGSSNYYKGDRGAMKRREPASLERAASLLFEVPPCGRCCGLAGYFSAVLYQSATAPATIIATAPVERTEDMYSWFPCVFALEPAQQAELQDVEQAAAEESRMVAIRVQLDRRTSLEEQRVWYEWSVTYGDAAVERQSPKTSGDASAAPLVHNKNGWAASMLL, encoded by the coding sequence ATGCATAGACGCATACATAAAACCGGTGAAGTGTACACGTCCACGAAGCATCCTCCACGTCGCTCCTCTTACCTCCGCCGTCTACTGTTCCCTCAGTTTCCCGAAATGTCGTTCGATGGTGGTGGCATCAGCAACGGCCCAGAGGCACAGGCTAACGCCTCGGCCATGGAGGAGGACTACTGCCTGCATGGTCGGGAGCGCTTTCAAAACCAGTGGGCGCTCGCTGGCGTGTTTTCTCCTGCCTCATTGCGTGTGTACGGCATCACCGGGGAGCCGGTGCTGATGCGCTCCATCAAGCAAGCGCGCATGTTGGGTGCCACGTTCGGCACGTGCTTTCTCGGCCACTTTCCGCGGTGCAAgtcgccgccgtcttcgGGGGACaatgatgccgccgccgtcgcgcaaAAGGGCGACGCCTCGAGCGGTGCCGGCCCATccagaggcagcagcagctacgATTCACTTCCCTTCAGCTCCCTCTTGCTGGGTCCGTGTCCTCCGCCGAACATGACGGCTGATCCTCACATGCTAGATCAGGCGTGGCGCAGGGAGGTGGCCGGGACGTGGAATGCGCTGCACATGCCGTCGGAGTGGTGCCAGACGATGAACGGTGTCGTGACGGAGCTAAGCTGGTcgacgcgtgcgcagcggcagcgtatcgctgagcagctggagctggCAGCCTTCATGTGCCTACGCGCCGTGCAGGTGCCGCTACCGTTCTATGCCGCTGACGTCGCGTGGTCTGGCGGAAATGACGACGACGGTCGTGATCGGGAGGACAACGAGGGGGGTGCCACAGCGggcacgcgcggcggcgcgcagccgATGAGTGATGCGGAGGAGAATCAGCGCAACATCCGCGTCGCCTGTCTTGCCGCGGATGTATTGCTGTCTTTCATTCAACAGTGCACGAGGGTAAAGGTGTGGGTCCGCTGCGATGCATGCAACCCTGCCCATCGCtaccagctgcagcgcctccgccaggCCATCCTTTACGGCTACTCCACTCTCAAGACGGACTCAAGGCGGGTGATATACCGCATCAATACACCTTGTAGTGTCACCAGCATCACGACGAGCCTCATGTgtggcgcaccaccgccgtcgtcgtcctcgtcgccgcgtTTGGGTGTGGTGCATACCGAGGCGGCTTCGTCTTTGATGGCGCTGCTCTACTACTCCACGTGGAACCCGCGCATGCTGCTGCCCAGCGAGTGGTTCGGCGAGGAGGTTGTCGGCTTTGAGTGCCCTactgccgcggcgctgctggcgtgtcTGGCACCGCACGGGGTGGCGCCGCCTGAGCACCCCCACTACCGCCCTGACGCCCCAGGCACCACtttggcggaggaggacgtcgtggaggcgcagaagCACGAGCACCCCAACCACGGCGACCCCGACGAGGACAGCGCACCGCTCCGGCGAACGCCACCGACCTACCACAagggcgagagcgaggggagTCAAGCAGACTACTCACTCTTCGACTGGTACGACAGCGTTACAGAGCTTGAGACGAGCCATGAAGCTGGTtcggccgtggcggcggcgaaggggggCTCCAAGGGTgcctgctccgcctccgacacATCGTacgaggcagcggccgaCTGTCGCCGCTCTCATGTGCTGCGGAGCCGCTACACCTACGTGATGCCGGAGGATCTCCAGCCGTTGGTGGCCTCCCGCTGGGCTGGCACCTACCCGCCCTTTGTCAGCACGCTCACCTTCAttgtggagctgctgcgccggcgcgcgATGCCAGTGTTTGATCGCACCTTTTTTGACCAGTACCCGCTGCTCAACTACCTCCACTTCAAGGGCGTCGAGGAGCCGACCCGCGACGTCTTCGCCTCCTTCGAGGGCCAACTCCAACTGCCACTACAGCCACTGAGTCACCACCTGTCGAGCGGCGTCTACGAAGTCTTTGAGCGCGACGCACGAAAATACCGGCAGTACCGCGAGGCAGTCTTTCACTACGTGCGAGACTGGTACGCTGCCGGGGCGGAGCAACAGCACGCGCATCAGAACCACATATTCTTTGCGAAGCACGGCGTCATGCAGAGGGTGCCAGTGCCCTCGCCGGATGAGCGGATACTCCACCTCGTGCTGCTCGGCTGCGGTCGCGGCCCGCTGATTGATGAGTGCCTCCACGCTGTCTCCGCGCTCggggtgcggctgcgcatcTTCGCCATCGAAAAGAATCGCCTAGCTGCCGCCTTCACGCGTATGCGGTGGGCGAACGACCCCGAGTGGACGCAGCTGGCCTACACCTTCGGCCACACACTGGAGGTGATCGTCGCCGACGGGCGCACCATTGCGACCGCCGCGGAAAACGGCTCGCTCACCTTGCCGGCTGACTTCGGTCTGTGCGACCTTATCGTTTCTGAGCTGCTCGGGAGTCTGGGCGACAACGAGCTCAGCCCGGAGTGTCTGGAGGCATTCCACGCTCAGCTCGAGGACATCCAGCTCAGCCGCGGCATCGCTTTCAACCCTCACCTCATGTGCATTCCACAGCAATACACTGCGTGGGTGGCGCCGCTCATGTCCGCCACCTTTGATGCGGCAgtgacggaggcggctgTGAAAGGTTtgacggtgccgccgccgggctgccacgaccaccacgcTGCTCTCAATCATACACTGCTTGTCACAAACCTCAGCAGGGCTGTTACACTGGCGCCTCCGCAGCCGTGCTGGACCTTCGAGCACAGAttccacggcggcagcagtaaCTACTACAAGGGAGACCGCGGCGCGATGAAGCGGCGGGAGCCCGCATCGCTGGAGCGGGCGGCGAGCCTTCTCTTTGAGGTGCCGCCAtgtggccgctgctgcggcttggCTGGCTATTTCTCCGCGGTGCTTTACCAGTCTGCGACCGCGCCAGCCACAAtcatcgccaccgcccctGTGGAGAGGACGGAGGACATGTACAGTTGGTTTCCATGCGTCTTTGCGCTCGAACCCGCCCagcaggcggagctgcaggatGTCGAGCAAGCAGCGGCGGAAGAAAGCCGCATGGTCGCCATTCGCGTGCAGCTGGATCGGCGGACGAGTctggaggagcagagggTGTGGTATGAGTGGAGCGTCACCTACGGCGATGCAGCGGTGGAGCGACAGTCACCGAAGaccagcggcgacgcctcgGCTGCACCGTTGGTCCACAACAAGAACGGCTGGGCTGCGTCGATGCTCCTGTGA